AAATTACAGACACAGTCTGGGAAGTCTGGTTCAGTTTCTTAAAGCTTGGTTTACTAGATGAAACCAAAGGAAAAGTGTTACCTATGTCCCCGGTCTAAAGTGTAACCTATGTCCCAGTTTGCACAAGGGGGAAAGGTTTGATACACTATGCTTTCAACCGCATCATAACCATTCCGGTGCAAACCGGAATCCAGTGATTAGGGGGTTGTTTATCTTTAGATTTTCAGACATCTGAACTGCCTGGATCCCGGCTTTCGCCGGGATGACAACAATGTAAGAAATACCGGCGACTCGCTTCGTTGCTACGTCACTTACAATGACATTGGGGAGGAAAAAATAAGGGGGAGCTTTTTACGGCTCCCCCTCTTTATCTTGTGTTATTTATTATGCCGCTCATGGTGCGCTTGCCCGCCCTTCATAACTTCAGTGTAGAAGGGCCGAACCGGAGCGGAGGCTTTAACCGGTATTACTTGGTGCCTATCTTCGAAAGCGGGATGTCCCCCAGGTTGATGTCTTTCACGGTGCTGAGCTTATCGAATTTCTTGGGTAAAAAGCCCGCCGCGGAAATGGTCAGGTTGTAGACGCCGTCCGGCAGGCCCTGGAACCAGAAATCCCCGAAGCCGTCCGTACTGGCTATCATGGCCTTGCCCAGTTTCGCGCCCGATAGGGAGCAGGTAGCGCCGATGATTACTTCCTTCTCTTTCGGGTCGTAAACCGTGCCGGCGATGAATTTCTTGGGTACGTTTAGGTAATATACTCTGGGCTTGGTCTTGGATTCCGGCTTGAGCACCTCCGCCTTGGCGATGAGGTCTTTGAACTCGGATTCCTCGCCGAACTTGATGGCCTCGGTGGGGCAGGAGTCCGCGCAGCGCGGTATCGTCCACTCCCCGCCGTCCAGCAGGTGGGCGCAGCCGGTGCACTTCTGGGCCAGGTTCAGGCTCTCGTTGAAGTAGATGGCCTTGTAAGGGCAGGCGTCCACGCAGACTTTGCAGCCGTTGCATTTATCTGCATCGATGATGACCAGGCCGTCCGCTCTCTTGTAGATGGCCTTAATCGGGCAGGCCGCCAGGCAGGGCGCATTATCGCAGTGCTGGCAGAGCAGCGGAATGTAGTGCATCTTTACCTTGGGCACGGTGCCGCAAATATGCTCTTCGAGCTTCATCCAGAACTGCCCGGCATCAGGCTGCGGCTTGGCGATAGGTGACCAGTCATTGCCCACGTGTTCGTCTTTGCAGGCTATCTGGCAGCTGTAGCAGCCGTTACAGATTCCAACGTCGATAACAAATACTTTACCCATTTATTACATCCCTCCTTCGACCCAGCCATCGAAGCGGGGGCCGTAAGCCGGGTCATAATCTCTCTTGAAGCAAGCGTCGAAAGCCTCGGGGTCTTTGGCGCGCCATTCCTGGTAATCTTTCTCGGTAAGGTTCTGCACGTCCACCAGGTAAGCGGTAGTAGCCTGCCCGACGGCGTTCTTGGAAGTGATGCCGTCCGGCGCGATGGTGTTGATGGCGCCGCCGCGGTCGACGTTAGTGATTATCGGGTCATGCCGGGCGCCGTGGTCAACATAGACGACGCCGGGGCTCATGCGTTCCCAGACACGGGCGCCGCAGAGTACCACGCCGCGCTCGTTGAATACTTTAACGATACTCCCGTCCTTGATGCCGCGCTGGGCGGCGTCGCCGGGATTAATCCAGGCCGGCTCGTACCGGTAGCCGTCGGAAGCCAGTACTTTACCCGTTGGCGTTTCCCGCGTCCAGGTAATGTCATCGCCTTGGGAGTGGGTGCGCCACCGCCCGTGGTTGGACATGCAAAGCAGCGGGAACATGGCGGCGCGCTCACTGGAAACACGCTCGTCGTGCGTCACGCCCTTTTCAATCCACTGGGGATACGGCGGCCTCTCTTTATCGTCCGGGAAGTATTGGGCCAGCCTTGCGGAGTAGAACTCTAGCAGGCCGGATGGCGTCGGGAGCGGGTTTTTCTTCGGGTCGTCGTGGAACTTCTTGAAGCCGGGCGGGTCGCTCTCCCAGTCCTTGGCCGTGGGATAAACGAAGTATTTTTTCTCCATAAGGTCTTCCCAGCTTATCATCTTGTCGATATCCATGGTCTCCCATACGTCATGCTGGAGGTCCCGGGTGGACTTACCCTCGGAGAACTTTTCACCCATGCCCAGTTTCTCGGCAATCGCCAGCACTATCTCGTAGTCGCTCTTGGACTCGCCGATGGGCGGGATGGCCTGTTCCTGGATGGTAATACTCTGGAAATGCGGCCCCTGCCGCGTATTGGTCACGATATCTTCCACTTCCAGCGTGGTGTTCGCCGGCAGGATGACATCGGCGTATAAACATTCGTTTTCCAGCCAGGGGTGCTGCGCCACCACGAACTCGATCTTGGGGCTGCGCTGCGCCTCGATGGACGCGTTGCCGTGGTTCCAGCAGGTGATGCGGCAGGGCGTATCCGTCCACATCATGTGTATCTCGCAGCCGCCCTTTTCCTTGGCGATGGGATAGGTATATTTGATGAACTGGTCTTCAGTCTGGGATTCCTGGCCGCCGCTGCCCATGAAGGTGAGGGGCGGTTTCAGGATGGCGTCCTGGATAAGCGTCTTGGGAATCAGCTGCTTGCCCCAGGCGTCGATGGTCGTCCGGCAGGGTATCCTCAAGCGCTCGCTCAGGTCCGGGTTGAAGAAGCGGATGCTCTTCAGTCCTTCCGCTCTCGGCATCCCGAAGTAGGTTAGCTGGCACTGGTGTACGCCCGGGGAGCCCAGCCCCTGCATGCCCAGCAGGATGCATTCGAGACGGCCCGGCTCATGGGAGAACGGTCCCCGGCACATGCCGCCGCCGAAGTAGTGGATGATGGACGTTACTTTCTTGGCGAACTGGCGGGCCAGCGCTTTGATGGTCCATTCCGGCACGCCGCATTTCTTGGAAGCCCATTCCGGCGTCTTGGGGACATCGTCCACTTTGCCCAGGACGTAATCTTCAATTTTATCCATGCCCACCGCGTGGGTCTTGACGTACTCTTTATCCCAGGTGCCTTCTTTAATCCACATGTAGATGATGGCTAATTGCAGAGCGGCATCCGTATTGGGGAGCACCGGTATCCACTTGTCCGCGTGTACCGCCGCGCCGTAGTTAAGCTCGGGGCAGATGTAGATTTGGGGAATACCCGCCTGCGTCCAGAAGTAGCAGACGCGGGTGGCGTACTGCCCGGTGAAACCCCAGGGGGTGGTCTCCGGGTCGCAGCCCCAGCAGAGCACCATCTCCGCGTTCTCGGAAATGTCTTTAAGAAGGTTGGCGGCCGGGGACATCATGCCCTGGAAGCCCTGCCCCCAGACGTGTTTGGAGCCCCAGTACCAGCCTTCCCAGCTGTCCGGGTTGCGCACCTGCTGGGTAAACCCGCCCATCATGTCCAGGAGGCGGCCCTGGTGGCCGTGGGGGGTATGGATGGTCTTGCATTCGCCGTGGCCGTCGCCCTGTACCAGGATAGAAAGCGGCCCGTACAGTTTATGCTGCCGTTTGACTTCATTAGCGACGAGGGTGATAGCTTCGTCCCAGGAAATGCGGCGGTACTTGCTCTTGCCGCGGTTTTCCGGATGTCTTTCGCCATTGGGGTCGAAGTCGACTCTGACCAGGGGGTATTTAATCCGGTTGGAAGAAAATACTCTTTTCTTATACGCCAGCGAGAAAGTGCCGGGTAAAGCTTTCATCAGCGGCTCCAGCGTGGCGCCGTTTCTCTTTATCTTCCATGGCCGGAGATATGCTTTGTCATATTTTTCGTCATAGCGGAACGGCCGGATTCTGACTGCTTTACCGTCTTTTACATCAACGGAGCACTCGCCCCCCCCGCCGAGCAGGCCGCCCAGCGCCAGGGATTTGTACACCGTCTTGTCTGGCTTCACGTCAACTTTTTTCCTTTTTACGTCAGCCATTTAGTTACTCTCCTTCCCGTAATTCATATGTTTTACTTTAGTTGTTAACGCCTTTCCTGGACACGGCGAGAATTCCGAAAAGTTGAAATGGAAATGTTGTTGAAATTATGCAGTACTATAAAAATTTACTATAGCGGGCTTCCGCTTGTCAAGTTAATTAGCCTGCGGACGGCTACCGGCATGAGGTGTTTTCAATAGTTGCGTATTTTCATCATTACCATAATTATAAGGGGTTATGCCGCCCTTTTCCGCCCCGCCGTTAGTGTGATTATTTTGATAGACTACCCTGCGGGATTGTGACGCTTTATTGATGCTACCCGGCTAAACTGTTTACTGCAACACGATAAAACAACCCCCCCCAATTTATCTGATTTGATACTGGGTTGCGTCTAAAAAACAGGGATTGGAGATTACAAATTGAACTCGCATTTACTCGTTCCGCTCATCGGGGTAGTGTCCGGCCTAACGTTGCTTACCGTGCTGGCCGTCAGCGGCAGAAAACACGCCGCCAAACGTCCTTTCGTCATTTTTCTTTTCTTCATGACACTGTGGGCCGCCCTTATCTTTATGATGCGCGCCAGTCTGGATATGGAAATGGCGCTGGTCTGGGAGAGATTCGCCCTGTGGGCGATATTGAGCGCCTCCCTGTTATTCTTCCGGTTTACCGTGGTTTATACCCAGGCCCGGCTGAACAAAT
This Dehalococcoidales bacterium DNA region includes the following protein-coding sequences:
- a CDS encoding 4Fe-4S dicluster domain-containing protein; amino-acid sequence: MGKVFVIDVGICNGCYSCQIACKDEHVGNDWSPIAKPQPDAGQFWMKLEEHICGTVPKVKMHYIPLLCQHCDNAPCLAACPIKAIYKRADGLVIIDADKCNGCKVCVDACPYKAIYFNESLNLAQKCTGCAHLLDGGEWTIPRCADSCPTEAIKFGEESEFKDLIAKAEVLKPESKTKPRVYYLNVPKKFIAGTVYDPKEKEVIIGATCSLSGAKLGKAMIASTDGFGDFWFQGLPDGVYNLTISAAGFLPKKFDKLSTVKDINLGDIPLSKIGTK
- a CDS encoding molybdopterin-dependent oxidoreductase, encoding MADVKRKKVDVKPDKTVYKSLALGGLLGGGGECSVDVKDGKAVRIRPFRYDEKYDKAYLRPWKIKRNGATLEPLMKALPGTFSLAYKKRVFSSNRIKYPLVRVDFDPNGERHPENRGKSKYRRISWDEAITLVANEVKRQHKLYGPLSILVQGDGHGECKTIHTPHGHQGRLLDMMGGFTQQVRNPDSWEGWYWGSKHVWGQGFQGMMSPAANLLKDISENAEMVLCWGCDPETTPWGFTGQYATRVCYFWTQAGIPQIYICPELNYGAAVHADKWIPVLPNTDAALQLAIIYMWIKEGTWDKEYVKTHAVGMDKIEDYVLGKVDDVPKTPEWASKKCGVPEWTIKALARQFAKKVTSIIHYFGGGMCRGPFSHEPGRLECILLGMQGLGSPGVHQCQLTYFGMPRAEGLKSIRFFNPDLSERLRIPCRTTIDAWGKQLIPKTLIQDAILKPPLTFMGSGGQESQTEDQFIKYTYPIAKEKGGCEIHMMWTDTPCRITCWNHGNASIEAQRSPKIEFVVAQHPWLENECLYADVILPANTTLEVEDIVTNTRQGPHFQSITIQEQAIPPIGESKSDYEIVLAIAEKLGMGEKFSEGKSTRDLQHDVWETMDIDKMISWEDLMEKKYFVYPTAKDWESDPPGFKKFHDDPKKNPLPTPSGLLEFYSARLAQYFPDDKERPPYPQWIEKGVTHDERVSSERAAMFPLLCMSNHGRWRTHSQGDDITWTRETPTGKVLASDGYRYEPAWINPGDAAQRGIKDGSIVKVFNERGVVLCGARVWERMSPGVVYVDHGARHDPIITNVDRGGAINTIAPDGITSKNAVGQATTAYLVDVQNLTEKDYQEWRAKDPEAFDACFKRDYDPAYGPRFDGWVEGGM